The following coding sequences lie in one Planctomycetota bacterium genomic window:
- the rpmB gene encoding 50S ribosomal protein L28 — translation MTKGRRCAICNKGPLRGERIARRGLAKKKGGVGRKITGRSKRSFKPNLQRVRARVNGQVVRIKVCTSCLRLGRVQKPA, via the coding sequence ATGACGAAAGGTCGCCGCTGCGCGATCTGCAACAAGGGGCCCCTGCGGGGCGAGCGCATCGCCCGCCGAGGCCTGGCCAAGAAGAAGGGCGGGGTGGGCCGCAAGATCACCGGGCGCTCCAAGCGCAGTTTCAAGCCCAACCTCCAGCGCGTCCGCGCTCGGGTGAACGGGCAGGTCGTCCGGATCAAGGTGTGCACCTCGTGCCTGCGTCTGGGCCGGGTCCAGAAGCCTGCCTGA